One window of Mus caroli chromosome 11, CAROLI_EIJ_v1.1, whole genome shotgun sequence genomic DNA carries:
- the Bhlha9 gene encoding class A basic helix-loop-helix protein 9: MLRGTPGLGLRGLNRAEDFVEDLGRSCPEAGRNFGVLRSSSLDEAEEAAGRKRERPARSKARRMAANVRERKRILDYNEAFNALRRALQHDLGGKRLSKIATLRRAIHRITALSLVLRASPAPRWPCGHLECHGQAAQGSSTGNSSFSVPRSAPSPTAPSLTRRDIASPLVPPTPRCASCSPHSHLGRPRVMAEVPNLAQISGGNWRQCPGAPPVRPVSWRWGSGLGYQHS; the protein is encoded by the coding sequence ATGCTCCGAGGCACGCCAGGACTAGGCCTCAGGGGCCTGAACCGGGCTGAGGATTTTGTGGAGGACTTGGGGCGCTCCTGCCCGGAGGCTGGCAGGAATTTTGGGGTGCTGAGGAGCAGCAGCTTGGACGAGGCAGAAGAGGCAGCTGGCAGAAAGCGCGAGCGGCCCGCACGGTCCAAGGCTCGGCGCATGGCGGCTAACGTGCGGGAGCGCAAGCGCATCCTGGATTACAACGAGGCGTTCAACGCGCTCCGCCGGGCGCTGCAGCATGACCTCGGAGGCAAGAGGCTCTCCAAGATCGCTACGCTGCGCAGGGCCATCCACCGCATCACTGCGCTCTCCTTGGTCCTGCGCGCTAGCCCGGCGCCCCGCTGGCCCTGCGGACACCTGGAGTGTCACGGCCAGGCTGCCCAAGGCTCGAGCACGGGGAATTCCAGCTTTAGTGTTCCGCGGTCTGCGCCGTCTCCTACAGCGCCTAGCCTAACGCGCAGGGACATCGCCAGCCCCTTAGTGCCGCCTACACCGCGCTGCGCTTCTTGCTCCCCGCACTCGCACTTGGGGCGGCCTAGGGTGATGGCCGAAGTGCCCAATTTGGCCCAAATCTCCGGGGGAAACTGGCGCCAATGTCCTGGGGCTCCCCCTGTTCGACCGGTTTCGTGGCGGTGGGGTTCTGGGCTGGGCTACCAGCACTCTTGA